The following proteins are encoded in a genomic region of Nomascus leucogenys isolate Asia chromosome 17, Asia_NLE_v1, whole genome shotgun sequence:
- the ERICH4 gene encoding glutamate-rich protein 4: MELWRQLSQAGLVPPGLGPPPQALREASPVEIPGQTLRTAGADTGGAWDSLLWIREELGNLRRVDVQLLGQLCSLGLEMGALREELEESSKEQEEDQEPQRKQEEEHLEARPAPHPPDFEMMI, from the exons ATGGAGTTGTGGAGGCAGCTAAGTCAGGCTGGACTGGTGCCTCCGGGGCTGGGCCCACCCCCCCAGGCCCTGAGGGAGGCCTCCCCTGTGGAAATCCCTGGTCAGACCCTCAGGACTGCAGGGGCAGACACTGGAGGTGCCTGGGATAGTCTGCTGTGGATCAGGGAGGAGCTG GGGAACCTGCGCCGAGTGGATGTCCAGCTGCTGGGacagctgtgcagcctggggctgGAGATGGGGGCGCTGCGGGAGGAACTGGAGGAGAGCAGCAAGGAACAAGAGGAAGATCAAGAGCCCCagaggaagcaggaggaggaacACCTGGAGGCCCGCCCAGCCCCACATCCCCCTGACTTTGAGATGATGATCTGA